The sequence TCAGATTTCTGGTTCTGGTGGCCTTGAAAAATCGAGAGCATTGTCCAAAAGACAAGGCGAGATTTTGAGAGGTCTTCAGGGCCAAAAAGATGAGCCAAATTGGATTAAAGACTTTTGACACGGGGTACTAAATGTGTTGGCCTTGAGCACGGAGCTCGCGAACAACGGCGCTTAGGCCCCGCTTGTCGATGGTTCGCATCGCGCTTGTTGAAAGCTTCAAGGTGATGAAGCGGTTTTCTTCAGAAAACCAAAATCTTTTTTTAACCAAGTTAGGGAGAAAGCGGCGCTTGACCGTTCCTGTGACGTTCAGACCGATCCCTTTCTTCTTCTTAGCGATCCCGCGGATCGAGTAACTTTTTCCTCGACGAGGCTTTTTCCCCGTCACCTGACATTTCTTAGACATCTGTTAAACCTTTATTTTTCTAGCAATCATAACACCCCAAGGAATTTCCTTCAAGAAGTTTTGTTTAAAGAAATTCTGTGGTACACTTGCCGTTGAACCTAAGGTAAAAATGGCAACACTCCCTCCAAACAGCTATATGCCGAGCGTGAGTCTCGTTATTCTTAATGGGGTTGGCTTGCTTGCGAGTAAAAAAGAAATTTCCACCCTTCAAAAGGTGGGGATGATCGCTTCTGCTGCTTTTCAGGCCTTCCGTCCCCACTTTGAGGAGAACCTAAATGAGCGTTGGGGAGAAGAAAATGTCTTCCCCTGTTGTAATGCGTTACCTTTTGTGGTGATGCTGTTTGCAGTGTGGAAAAAGGAAGCTTCTTGGGAAGAGTGGGGGCGTGCCACTGCTATTTGGGGAGCTGTTCACTGCTTGACAGGCTTTTTGGCGCGCGCTATTTACTATCAGCCTCCTTTGCATCCTCCTCCTCTTCAGACAGGAGTTAGCTTTAATAATCAGCAGGAGACTCCTCTTTGGATAAGAGATCACTCTAAAGAGATGAAGGAGCTTTCTAAAACCGAGCTACAAAAGCGGCTTAATAAGTTGAATGAAGACAAAGCCGGCAAAGCAAAGAAAGGAAGAGGTTCTTATAAAGAGAATCTTAACGCGTCAAAAAAATACCCTAATCTATTTTTAGGCTTTGTAAAGGCCTATTGTCGGTATCAAGGATCTTGGGAGTATGTCTTTAAGTATATTAAGAAAAAAACATTTGAGTCATTGGATTTGCAGCTTAATGCTTGGAACCTTCTACTTCAAGAACCTTTTTCTCAGATAGACCAACCTATAAAGATAACTATTCGGGTGTTTAACTCTAAGATTTGCTCACTAGAAGATTTGGAAAAAGAAAAAGTGTGCAGAAAGATGGTAAACTTCTTTTTTGAACATGAGTTCTGCGATCAAAACTTATTAAATAAACTGCTCGACATTTCTGATCTAGATGGGATGATTTATGCGATTTGTCATGCCATTGAGAAAAACCAAATAGCTTTTAATGTTCAAGAAGCTTCTGGAGGTATTTTTAAACGATGTTCTGAGGCGCCCAATTACAAGGACTACCTCGAGGAGGTTATTAAATCTCTTGAAACAGCTCAGCAACCCGTAGGAAAAAAACTCAGGAAGCTATGGCTAGCTCCTGAAAAGAAATAAGCTTGGCTTTTTGCTCTTGAGGGTGTATATGCATCCTTGAGGTGCAATTTTGGAAGAGCTCTACGCAGATTTGGTGGTGATTGGGTCGGGACCGGCAGGTCAAAAGGGGGCGATCCAAGCGGCAAAGTTGGGGAAATCGGTTGTGATAATCGAGAAGTATCCGACGCCGGGAGGGAGCTGTCTCCACTCGGGAACGATCCCTTCAAAATCGCTCCGTGAGGCGATTCTCAACCTCACCGACTTTCATAAGAAAAGCTACTATGCAAAGCAGGAGGTTCCTGCTTATGATATCTCCATTAATGATCTCAACTACTGCTTAAATCAGGTGACCGAAGAGCAGGTGGGGCA comes from Candidatus Neptunochlamydia vexilliferae and encodes:
- the rpmB gene encoding 50S ribosomal protein L28, with the translated sequence MSKKCQVTGKKPRRGKSYSIRGIAKKKKGIGLNVTGTVKRRFLPNLVKKRFWFSEENRFITLKLSTSAMRTIDKRGLSAVVRELRAQGQHI